In one Streptomyces sp. NBC_01288 genomic region, the following are encoded:
- a CDS encoding response regulator transcription factor, which produces MASVLVVEDDQFVRSALIRHLTDAAHTVRSVGTALEALREVAHFRFDVVILDLGLPDLDGSEALKMLRGITDVPVIIATARDDESEIVRLLNAGADDYLTKPFSVDHLSARMSAVLRRSRATTGEAPPSTVIRVGGLTVDPLRRQAELDGVRLDLTRREFDLLAFLAGRPGVVVPRKELLAEVWQQSYGDDQTIDVHLSWLRRKLGETAAQPRYLHTLRGVGVKLEPPGAEPPR; this is translated from the coding sequence ATGGCAAGTGTGCTCGTGGTCGAGGACGACCAGTTCGTGCGCTCGGCCCTCATCCGGCATCTGACCGATGCCGCGCACACGGTGCGCAGTGTCGGTACGGCACTTGAGGCGCTGCGCGAGGTCGCCCATTTCCGTTTCGACGTGGTCATCCTGGACCTCGGACTGCCCGACCTGGACGGGTCCGAGGCGCTGAAGATGCTGCGCGGGATCACTGACGTACCCGTGATCATCGCCACCGCCCGGGACGACGAGAGCGAGATCGTCCGGCTGCTCAACGCGGGCGCGGACGACTACCTCACCAAGCCCTTCTCGGTCGACCATCTCTCCGCCCGCATGTCCGCCGTTCTACGGCGTTCCCGTGCCACCACCGGTGAGGCACCCCCGTCGACCGTCATCCGCGTGGGCGGCCTCACCGTCGACCCGTTGCGCCGCCAGGCCGAGCTGGACGGCGTCCGACTCGACCTCACCCGGCGCGAGTTCGACCTCCTCGCCTTCCTCGCGGGACGCCCCGGTGTCGTCGTACCGCGCAAAGAGCTCCTCGCCGAGGTGTGGCAGCAGTCGTACGGCGACGACCAGACCATCGACGTCCATCTGTCCTGGCTGCGAAGGAAGTTGGGGGAGACGGCGGCTCAGCCGCGCTATCTGCACACCCTGCGGGGCGTCGGCGTGAAGCTGGAGCCACCGGGAGCGGAGCCGCCGCGATGA